One segment of Salvelinus fontinalis isolate EN_2023a chromosome 12, ASM2944872v1, whole genome shotgun sequence DNA contains the following:
- the LOC129867444 gene encoding mitofusin-1-like translates to MDSPHDDYSPLKRFVVAKKKISDVFDQLLEYVKEGSVFVEETCRNDALENIASLEQQEQIRAYAGKLQTIKDVLARRHMKVAFFGRTSNGKSTVVNAMLRDRVLPSGMGHTTNCFLSVEGTDSNNAYLKTEGSEEEKSIKTVNQLGHALHMDQSLDAGCLVRVFWPKTKCALLRDDLVLVDSPGTDVTTQLDSWIDKFCLDADVFVLVANSESTLMNTEKHFFHKVNEKLSKPNIFILNNRWDASANEPEYMEDVRKQHTDRCVNFLVEELKVLDREQAPNHIFFVSAKEVLNSRMQRAQGMPESGGALAEGFQERLKEFQSFERIFEECISQSAVKTKFEQHTIRAKQITETVKAIMDAINIKAAEKRVASLEDREYQMDRLAFVTNQLQLLIEDIKKKIKAVTVEVESKVSSAMGEEICRLNVLIEEFHSDFHPSPHILKLYKSELLSHIEEGMGKNLAFRCSNAVNASVQSSQRDMIESLQPLLPPAVQNQIQMLVPCHKFDLSYDLNCATLCSGFQENIEFQFSMGWTALVNRFLGPTNANRALMLVDQNFPMTRSLSTTPSSGPSSVAVAQPQDATLSQEDLMMSMATNVASLASRTSMSMVIVGGVVWRTVGWRLIALSASMYGLLYLWEKLTWTTKAKERALKRQFVDYATEKLQLIVSFTSANCSHQVQQEMATTFARLCQQVDLTKRELEGEISRLSAKVQTLETVQCRSKILRHKATELERQLETFTDQYLNPHH, encoded by the exons ATGGATTCGCCTCATGACGACTATTCTCCACTCAAACGCTTTGTAGTGGCCAAGAAAAAGATAAGTGATGTGTTTGATCAACTGCTGGAGTATGTGAAGGAAGGTTCTGTGTTTGTAGAAG AAACTTGTCGGAATGATGCCTTAGAGAACATTGCAAGTCTGGAGCAACAGGAGCAGATTCGGGCGTATGCTGGCAAACTGCAAACTATAAAAGATGTGCTGGCACGCAGACACATGAAGGTGGCCTTCTTTGGCAG GACGAGTAATGGGAAGAGTACAGTAGTGAATGCCATGCTGAGGGACCGGGTGCTGCCCAGTGGCATGGGTCACACCACCAACTGCTTCCTGAGTGTGGAGGGCACGGACTCGAACAATGCCTACCTCAAGACGGAGGGCtcagaggaggagaagagcaTCAAG acTGTGAACCAGCTGGGTCATGCGCTCCACATGGACCAGAGTCTGGATGCAGGCTGCCTGGTCCGAGTCTTCTGGCCCAAGACCAAGTGTGCCCTGCTCCGAGACGACCTGGTCcttgtagacag CCCTGGGACAGATGTCACCACGCAGCTGGACAGCTGGATCGACAAGTTCTGCCTGGACGCTGACGTCTTTGTGCTGGTGGCCAACTCTGAATCAACCCTCATGAACACG GAGAAGCATTTCTTCCACAAGGTGAACGAGAAGCTCTCCAAACCCAACATCTTCATTCTCAACAACCGCTGGGACGCCTCAGCCAATGAGCCGGAGTACATGGAGGAT GTTCGAAAGCAGCACACGGACCGCTGCGTCAACTTCCTGGTGGAGGAGCTGAAGGTGCTGGACCGGGAGCAGGCGCCCAACCACATCTTCTTTGTGTCAGCCAAGGAGGTGCTTAACTCCCGCATGCAGCGCGCCCAGGGTATGCCAGAGTCTG GTGGAGCTTTAGCCGAAGGTTTCCAGGAGAGGCTCAAGGAGTTCCAGAGTTTCGAGAGAATATTTGAg GAGTGTATCTCGCAGTCAGCAGTGAAAACAAAGTTTGAGCAGCACACTATCAGGGCCAAGCAGATCACTGAAACGGTCAAAGCCATCATGGACGCCATCAACATCAAGGCAGCAGAGAAGAG AGTGGCCTCATTGGAGGACCGTGAGTACCAGATGGACCGTTTGGCGTTTGTGACGAACCAGCTCCAGCTGCTCATAGAAGACATCAAGAAGAAGATCAAGGCTGTCACAGTGGAGGTGGAGAGCAAG GTGTCCAGTGCCATGGGTGAAGAGATCTGTCGTCTCAACGTGCTCATTGAGGAGTTCCACTCGGACTTCCACCCCTCGCCCCACATCCTCAAGCTCTACAAATCA GAGCTGCTGAGCCACATCGAGGAGGGCATGGGTAAGAACCTGGCCTTCCGCTGCTCCAATGCTGTCAACGCCTCCGTGCAGTCCTCCCAGAGAGACATGATCG AGAGTCTGCAGCCTCTGCTGCCCCCTGCTGTTCAGAACCAGATACAGATGCTGGTGCCCTGTCACAAGTTTGACCTGAGCTACGACCTGAACTGTGCCACGCTCTGCTCGGGCTTCCAGGAAAACATAGAGTTCCAGTTCTCGATGGGTTGGACGGCGCTGGTCAACCGCTTCCTGGGTCCCACCAACGCCAATCGGGCCCTCATGCTGGTCGACCAGAACTTCCCG ATGACGCGCTCCCTGTCCACCACACCCTCCAGCGGACCCTCCAGTGTGGCCGTTGCCCAGCCCCAGGACGCCACGCTCTCCCAGGAGGACCTGATGATGTCCATGGCCACCAACGTGGCCTCCCTCGCCTCCCGCACGTCCATGAGTATGGTCATCGTCGGAGGAGTG GTGTGGCGGACGGTGGGCTGGCGGCTCATAGCCCTGTCGGCCTCCATGTACGGCCTGCTCTACCTGTGGGAGAAGCTCACGTGGACCACCAAGGCCAAGGAGCGTGCCCTGAAGCGCCAGTTTGTGGACTACGCTACAGAGAAGCTGCAGCTGATTGTCAGCTTCACCAGTGCCAACTGCAGCCACCAGGTCCAGCA GGAGATGGCCACGACCTTTGCTCGGCTGTGTCAGCAGGTTGACCTGACAAAGAGGGAGTTGGAGGGAGAAATCAGCCGACTGAGCGCCAAGGTCCAGACTCTGGAGACCGTCCAGTGTCGCTCCAAGATCCTCCG GCACAAAGCCACAGAGTTGGAGAGGCAGTTGGAGACTTTTACAGACCAATATCTGAATCCCCATCATTGA